In one Lycium barbarum isolate Lr01 chromosome 7, ASM1917538v2, whole genome shotgun sequence genomic region, the following are encoded:
- the LOC132603416 gene encoding probable receptor-like serine/threonine-protein kinase At5g57670 → MRYVRTGSLKRLFSFGRQSSFDGDFPKACPFNEEVEQNNTTQIPRRPTWKCFSFQEIFRATNDFSSENIVGRGGYAEVYKGVLEDGEAIAVKMLTKATDDERKEKEFLTEIGTLGHVCHPNVTSLLGCCIENGLYLIFQFSSKGSVASILHDEKSATMDWETRYKIAVGTAKGLYYLHKTCPRRIIHRDIKASNILLSEEYEPQISDFGLAKWLPSQWTHHSIVPIEGTFGHLAPEYFMHGVVDEKTDVFAFGVFCLELISGKKPVDNSHQSLHSWAKPLLSRGVIEEVVDPGLEGTFDSTQLCKLAFAASLCIRASSIWRPTMSEILEIILGGEVDKEKWKMPEEDEEQEEFWGFEDLECECECDSSFSTSPHDTFSTRSS, encoded by the exons ATGAGATACGTTCGTACAGGTAGCTTAAAGAGGTTATTCTCATTTGGAAGGCAGAGTAGTTTTGATGGTGATTTCCCAAAAGCTTGTCCTTTCAATGAAGAAGTAGAACAAAATAATACAACACAGATACCTCGTCGACCCACATGGAAATGCTTCTCTTTTCAAGAAATATTTCGTGCCACCAATGATTTCAGTTCAG AAAATATTGTTGGGAGAGGAGGGTATGCAGAGGTGTACAAAGGAGTATTAGAAGATGGGGAAGCAATAGCTGTAAAAATGCTGACAAAAGCGACCGATGATGAGAGAAAAGAGAAAGAGTTCTTGACAGAAATTGGGACACTTGGTCACGTGTGTCATCCCAATGTGACATCACTGCTTGGTTGTTGTATTGAAAATGGACTTTATCTCATTTTTCAGTTTTCCTCTAAAGGCTCTGTTGCTTCTATTCTCCATG ATGAGAAATCAGCCACTATGGACTGGGAAACAAGGTACAAGATTGCAGTTGGAACTGCAAAAGGTTTATATTATCTGCATAAAACTTGTCCTCGAAGAATAATTCACAGGGATATCAAGGCTTCGAACATTTTGTTGAGTGAGGAATATGAGCCACAG ATATCAGATTTTGGACTGGCAAAATGGCTTCCATCACAATGGACCCATCATTCCATTGTTCCAATTGAAGGGACTTTTGG GCACTTAGCACCAGAATATTTCATGCATGGAGTAGTTGATGAAAAGACAGATGTTTTTGCATTTGGAGTGTTCTGCTTGGAGCTCATTTCCGGGAAAAAGCCAGTTGACAATTCCCATCAAAGCTTACATAGCTGG GCAAAACCTCTTTTGAGCAGAGGAGTTATAGAAGAAGTTGTTGATCCTGGGCTAGAAGGGACATTTGATTCCACACAGCTTTGTAAACTTGCCTTTGCTGCTTCTCTTTGCATTCGTGCTTCTTCTATATGGCGCCCTACCATGAGTGAG ATTCTGGAGATAATATTGGGAGGTGAAGTTGATAAAGAAAAATGGAAAATGCCAGAAGAGGACGAAGAACAAGAAGAGTTTTGGGGTTTTGAGGATCttgaatgtgaatgtgaatgtgatAGTTCCTTCTCAACTTCCCCACATGACACATTCTCAACCAGAAGCTCATAA